Proteins encoded within one genomic window of Calditerrivibrio sp.:
- a CDS encoding zinc dependent phospholipase C family protein, producing the protein MIITIILLLIPTNLLAWGPETHIKIALDILEHTNFSLIKIHQAFFITGNVFPDLFNFFKDISQFKKSLPTHSWSTVSKLFSNAKTDQDRAFIYGYSAHLAADIISHNQFVPQQTMLVSRSRFLSHFLLELASSSNDKKYRYALIEVLEKANVYGNVFLNTFNIDERYFKKELFLLKNAIKMQNLIKIPEIISYMKRKRDRSFLLKSSIYEEKSLELAKKAVESGFIDLMKYDPSGKQSIKQAKEMRKELLGSFTKKELKNHNKDHIFTSKFDPKKMD; encoded by the coding sequence ATGATAATTACCATAATACTGTTACTTATACCCACAAATCTTCTTGCCTGGGGACCAGAAACCCATATAAAAATAGCCCTTGATATACTCGAACACACAAACTTTTCTCTAATAAAAATACATCAAGCTTTCTTCATAACTGGTAACGTATTTCCCGATCTCTTTAATTTTTTTAAAGATATTTCCCAATTCAAAAAATCGCTCCCAACCCATTCATGGAGTACCGTATCAAAACTTTTTTCAAATGCCAAAACAGATCAAGACAGGGCCTTTATCTACGGTTATTCGGCTCATTTAGCTGCAGATATCATCTCCCATAATCAGTTTGTACCCCAACAAACGATGTTGGTAAGTAGGTCAAGATTTTTATCCCATTTTCTCCTTGAACTTGCAAGCAGTTCTAACGATAAAAAATATAGATATGCCCTCATCGAAGTGTTGGAAAAAGCCAATGTCTATGGTAACGTTTTTTTAAATACCTTTAATATTGATGAAAGGTATTTCAAAAAAGAGTTATTTCTCCTTAAAAACGCCATAAAGATGCAAAACCTCATAAAGATCCCCGAAATAATCTCCTACATGAAGAGAAAAAGAGATAGATCTTTTTTACTGAAATCCTCTATATACGAAGAGAAGTCTTTGGAGCTCGCAAAAAAAGCTGTAGAAAGCGGTTTTATTGACTTGATGAAATATGACCCAAGTGGTAAACAATCCATAAAACAAGCAAAAGAGATGAGAAAAGAGCTTTTGGGCTCTTTTACAAAAAAAGAATTGAAAAACCACAATAAAGATCATATATTCACCTCAAAATTTGATCCTAAAAAGATGGACTAA
- a CDS encoding sulfite exporter TauE/SafE family protein, giving the protein MDIFILILVGFIAGIIGAMLGIGGGSIIVPILVIFLHYPMHTAVAVGLITIIATSISVAHINVLKGLVNLRLSYLIEVITVLASITGGLVSNSIKDGTLQIIFGIILAIMAIIYIKESIKPNINKITIIEENQFTDIFLDQEDDNNMIKYTPVAISKTLAVSTFAGLASGMLGIGGGVFKVPAMNLVSKIPIKVAIATSNYMIGLTAAAGAIPYLLNGRIDPSASIYMIIGVIFGSKYAVLKFGKVTDKKLRILFALFLIFVSIQMCYKGLSK; this is encoded by the coding sequence ATGGATATATTCATACTTATTTTAGTGGGTTTTATTGCTGGTATAATCGGCGCAATGTTAGGGATAGGAGGTGGATCTATTATTGTACCGATTCTTGTTATATTCCTCCATTACCCCATGCATACTGCAGTAGCAGTAGGATTAATCACAATAATAGCAACAAGTATATCTGTAGCCCATATAAATGTCTTAAAAGGTTTAGTAAATTTAAGATTGAGCTATCTTATTGAAGTAATAACAGTCCTTGCATCTATTACAGGAGGATTAGTTAGCAATAGTATAAAAGATGGAACTTTACAGATAATTTTTGGTATCATCCTTGCCATCATGGCCATCATATATATAAAAGAGAGCATAAAACCAAATATAAACAAGATCACAATAATAGAAGAAAACCAATTTACAGATATATTCCTTGACCAGGAAGATGATAACAATATGATAAAGTACACCCCTGTAGCCATATCCAAAACACTCGCCGTATCCACATTTGCAGGTTTGGCCTCAGGTATGTTGGGTATAGGTGGTGGGGTATTCAAGGTACCAGCCATGAATCTGGTATCGAAAATACCTATTAAAGTTGCAATAGCCACAAGCAACTACATGATAGGTCTCACAGCAGCTGCAGGTGCCATACCATATCTTTTAAACGGCAGGATAGACCCTTCTGCTTCCATATACATGATCATCGGAGTCATCTTTGGTTCTAAATATGCAGTTCTTAAATTTGGTAAGGTTACAGATAAAAAGCTTAGAATACTCTTTGCTTTATTCTTAATTTTTGTCTCCATACAGATGTGTTATAAAGGACTTAGCAAATGA
- the ftsZ gene encoding cell division protein FtsZ → MFEFEEIISGAVIKVVGVGGAGGNAINNMINAGITNVEFIAANTDAQALAANKAPIKIQLGSKLTRGLGAGGNPEIGRKAAIEEQEVIEDALRGADLVFITAGMGGGTGTGAAPVIASIAKDLGALTVAVVSKPFYWEGKKRSEFAEQGLKFLKDHVDTYIVVPNDKLLDVIDKNTPFKEAFRIADDVLRQGVQGISDTINSNGYINVDFADIKAIMSSKGMAMMGIGVASGENRDQDAARKALTCPLLVDSNIKGSEAILLNITGGNDITMTEVQNIAQVVYEAAGEEASIYKGVVIDDSMEGYIKVTIVATGLGKVRENKTVNITDYIQPKSQSIETVGKKIQQIKKRDLGLKTLDDYNDEEINIPTYIRNQAD, encoded by the coding sequence ATGTTTGAATTTGAAGAGATCATTTCAGGTGCAGTAATCAAAGTGGTAGGTGTTGGTGGAGCTGGTGGCAATGCCATCAATAATATGATCAATGCCGGGATAACAAACGTTGAGTTTATTGCAGCAAATACCGATGCCCAAGCTCTTGCAGCTAATAAGGCGCCTATTAAGATTCAGTTGGGAAGCAAGCTTACAAGGGGACTTGGAGCTGGTGGTAACCCAGAAATTGGAAGAAAAGCTGCGATAGAAGAACAAGAGGTCATAGAAGATGCCTTAAGGGGTGCTGATCTTGTGTTTATAACCGCTGGTATGGGTGGTGGTACAGGAACCGGTGCTGCCCCTGTAATTGCCAGCATAGCAAAAGATCTCGGGGCTTTGACTGTTGCGGTAGTGTCAAAACCATTTTACTGGGAAGGGAAAAAAAGGAGTGAGTTTGCTGAACAGGGATTAAAATTTTTAAAAGATCATGTGGACACTTATATTGTGGTGCCAAATGATAAGTTGCTTGATGTTATAGACAAGAATACACCTTTTAAAGAGGCTTTCAGAATTGCGGATGATGTTCTTAGACAGGGTGTTCAGGGGATCTCGGATACCATTAATAGCAATGGTTATATCAATGTGGATTTTGCTGATATCAAAGCGATAATGTCATCCAAGGGTATGGCAATGATGGGCATCGGGGTAGCAAGTGGTGAGAATAGGGATCAGGATGCAGCAAGAAAAGCCCTTACATGCCCACTCCTTGTGGATTCCAATATAAAGGGATCGGAGGCTATTCTTTTGAATATTACAGGCGGGAACGATATCACTATGACAGAAGTTCAGAATATTGCTCAGGTGGTTTATGAGGCTGCTGGGGAAGAAGCATCCATATACAAAGGTGTCGTCATTGATGATAGTATGGAAGGGTACATAAAGGTAACCATCGTTGCAACCGGGCTCGGTAAAGTCAGAGAGAATAAAACGGTCAATATCACTGACTATATACAGCCTAAGTCACAATCGATAGAAACTGTGGGTAAAAAGATACAGCAGATCAAAAAAAGGGATTTGGGGCTTAAAACTCTTGATGACTACAATGATGAGGAGATAAACATACCTACATACATCAGAAATCAAGCGGATTAA
- the ftsA gene encoding cell division protein FtsA, translated as MKHDNVYVGLDIGTTKTCATVVRKTDNDEIEVVGVGVAPSTGIRKGVVINIEATVNSIKEAVANAERMAGVAIRNVTVGIAGGHIKSFNSKGIIAVKNREVSEKDIERVIESASAVDIPIGSEVLHVIPQQYTLDGQSEIRDPKGMSGVRLEVDVHIITGAVSSAQNILKSCERAGLVVDDIVLEQLASAEAVLSEGEKEVGVCLIDGGGGTTDMIILKKGTVYHTAVLQLGGNNCTSDLAIGINAPESEAEKIKKAYGCVWMPYVSSDEIIEVPSVGGRPPRKISRAVLTQILHARCEEILQMFLGELYKKKFYDMIGAGIVFTGGMSNIEGLEELAYSIFNLPIRIAKPDKIKKGLVDTINDPMYSTSVGLALIAAKKGHPKIAISKGSDETKLYKILEKMKSMIKEFF; from the coding sequence ATGAAACATGACAATGTTTACGTAGGCCTTGATATTGGAACAACAAAGACCTGTGCAACTGTTGTAAGAAAGACTGATAATGATGAAATTGAGGTGGTAGGTGTTGGGGTTGCTCCCAGCACAGGTATACGAAAAGGTGTGGTGATAAATATCGAAGCAACCGTTAACTCCATTAAAGAAGCTGTTGCAAATGCTGAACGCATGGCTGGTGTAGCCATAAGGAATGTTACTGTTGGTATAGCTGGAGGGCATATAAAGAGCTTCAATTCGAAAGGTATTATCGCTGTAAAGAACAGAGAGGTATCTGAAAAAGATATTGAAAGAGTAATAGAGTCAGCATCTGCAGTTGATATTCCAATAGGTAGTGAGGTCTTACATGTTATACCTCAACAGTATACACTGGATGGTCAATCTGAAATAAGAGACCCAAAAGGGATGAGTGGGGTTAGGTTAGAGGTGGATGTGCATATTATAACGGGTGCTGTCTCAAGTGCTCAAAATATATTAAAGAGCTGTGAAAGGGCAGGGCTCGTTGTGGATGATATAGTTTTAGAGCAGTTGGCGTCTGCTGAGGCTGTCTTGAGTGAAGGGGAAAAAGAGGTTGGGGTATGTCTTATCGATGGTGGCGGTGGAACAACCGATATGATAATACTAAAAAAAGGGACAGTGTATCATACTGCAGTGTTACAACTTGGGGGTAATAATTGTACTTCAGATTTAGCTATAGGTATAAATGCTCCAGAATCTGAAGCTGAAAAGATAAAAAAGGCTTATGGATGCGTTTGGATGCCTTATGTGTCTTCGGATGAGATCATTGAGGTTCCCTCTGTGGGTGGTAGGCCACCGAGGAAGATTTCCAGGGCAGTCTTAACCCAAATACTACACGCTCGGTGTGAAGAGATTCTTCAGATGTTTTTAGGGGAACTATATAAGAAGAAGTTTTATGATATGATAGGTGCAGGTATAGTTTTTACAGGTGGTATGTCTAATATAGAAGGGCTTGAGGAGTTAGCTTACTCCATATTTAATCTACCCATAAGGATAGCAAAGCCAGATAAGATTAAAAAGGGGCTTGTGGATACCATCAATGATCCAATGTATTCAACTTCAGTTGGGTTGGCCCTTATTGCAGCAAAAAAAGGTCACCCAAAGATAGCAATATCTAAGGGTAGTGATGAAACAAAACTTTATAAGATATTAGAAAAAATGAAAAGCATGATAAAGGAATTTTTTTAA
- a CDS encoding arsenate reductase ArsC — MNKKNLLFLCTGNSCRSQMAEAYGKIFLSNRYNIYSAGIEKHGLNPYMLKVMEEDGIDMKNHYSKTLYELDSIHFDIVVTVCDNASETCPLYLKEATKIHKSFQDPAKFLGSEEEKIHFFRKVRDEIKAFIRDELTILNL; from the coding sequence ATGAATAAGAAGAATCTTCTGTTTCTATGTACTGGCAATTCCTGCCGCAGTCAGATGGCAGAGGCTTACGGTAAGATCTTTTTGAGCAATAGATACAACATATATTCTGCTGGAATAGAAAAACATGGATTAAATCCTTACATGCTTAAAGTGATGGAAGAGGACGGTATAGACATGAAAAACCATTATTCAAAAACCCTTTACGAACTTGATTCCATCCACTTTGACATAGTTGTTACAGTGTGCGATAATGCCAGCGAAACTTGTCCCTTATACCTTAAAGAGGCCACCAAAATACATAAAAGCTTTCAAGATCCAGCTAAATTCTTAGGAAGTGAAGAAGAAAAAATACACTTTTTCAGAAAGGTTAGGGATGAAATAAAGGCTTTTATAAGGGACGAACTAACGATCTTAAACTTGTAA
- the mobB gene encoding molybdopterin-guanine dinucleotide biosynthesis protein B — protein MKNVVSFVGASGSGKTTFVEKLIKVLTSKGIRVGAIKHDAHRFEIDKPGKDSYRFKEAGAVLSIISNREKMGLVQSHVYKEPSIEDLVIRYMQDVDIVITEGYKKSDIPKLEVLRRGNNNHPVCFDSPTLIGVISDFAVNQLKEMLTNLGHPNPEKVVFFGLDDVDGVTDFLLGNMLPFNLEIDVKGCSEMLSEVIVYNLSGLKFLKSNMTLRILVKED, from the coding sequence ATGAAGAATGTGGTGTCATTTGTAGGAGCTTCTGGTAGTGGGAAGACAACCTTTGTGGAAAAATTGATAAAGGTCTTAACATCAAAAGGGATAAGAGTGGGTGCTATAAAGCATGATGCCCACAGATTTGAGATTGATAAACCAGGTAAAGACTCCTATAGGTTTAAAGAAGCTGGTGCGGTATTATCGATCATTTCTAACAGAGAAAAGATGGGGCTTGTGCAATCCCATGTTTACAAGGAGCCATCTATTGAGGATTTAGTGATAAGGTATATGCAGGATGTGGATATTGTTATTACTGAGGGGTATAAAAAAAGCGATATACCAAAGTTAGAGGTTTTAAGAAGGGGTAACAACAATCATCCTGTATGTTTTGACAGCCCTACTCTTATAGGGGTGATATCGGATTTTGCAGTGAACCAATTGAAGGAGATGCTAACTAACTTAGGTCATCCCAACCCAGAAAAAGTTGTTTTTTTTGGGTTAGATGATGTGGATGGTGTTACAGATTTTCTTTTAGGGAATATGCTCCCTTTTAACTTGGAGATAGATGTTAAGGGGTGTTCGGAGATGCTATCTGAAGTAATTGTCTATAACCTTAGTGGGTTAAAGTTTTTAAAAAGCAATATGACCCTTAGGATTTTGGTAAAAGAGGATTAG
- the murC gene encoding UDP-N-acetylmuramate--L-alanine ligase: MFRKYKKIHFVGIGGIGMSGIAEILHNLEYKITGSDISENANVQRLKSLGIEIFIGHKKENVNGADLVVYSSAVSQDNPELIYAHENYIPVIQRGEMLAELMRMKYSVVVAGSHGKTTTSSMIAEIFNTAGLNPTVVIGGRLNRNENNAVVGKSDYMVSEADESDRSFLMLFPTISVITNIDKEHMESYADFDDVKRCFADFANKVPFYGANIICLDDPNVADIIPMINKKFVTYGFSARADIRGTDIKKEGFGSSFNVIVKGSNMGRVEISVPGEHNVLNALGAIGASLEFEIPFEDIKKSLKEFSGVQRRLTVRFDNKKIKVIDDYGHHPTEIVATLRAIRDAFDDHRLIVIFQPHRYTRTKFLMNEFSKAFFDADELFVTDIYAASEKPIEGVTSENLVMEIRKRGFKQVHHIKAPSDFFNFIDERIMDKTIFLTLGAGNITNLSKEITTYLENKDVQ; encoded by the coding sequence ATGTTTAGAAAATACAAGAAGATCCATTTTGTAGGTATCGGTGGTATCGGCATGAGTGGTATTGCGGAGATTTTGCACAATCTTGAGTACAAGATTACCGGTTCAGATATATCTGAAAATGCCAATGTACAAAGGTTGAAGAGTTTGGGTATTGAGATCTTTATTGGGCATAAAAAAGAAAATGTAAACGGTGCAGACCTGGTTGTGTATTCCTCAGCTGTTTCCCAGGATAATCCAGAGCTCATATATGCCCATGAGAACTATATCCCTGTTATTCAAAGGGGTGAAATGCTTGCAGAGCTTATGAGGATGAAATATTCTGTTGTGGTTGCAGGAAGTCATGGTAAGACTACCACTTCATCCATGATAGCTGAAATCTTTAATACAGCTGGTCTAAATCCCACAGTGGTGATAGGTGGGAGATTAAACAGAAATGAAAACAATGCCGTTGTTGGTAAAAGCGATTATATGGTGTCTGAGGCGGATGAAAGTGATAGATCGTTTTTAATGCTTTTTCCCACTATTAGTGTAATAACAAATATCGACAAGGAGCATATGGAGAGTTATGCTGATTTTGATGATGTGAAAAGATGCTTTGCAGATTTTGCCAACAAAGTTCCTTTTTATGGTGCAAATATTATCTGTTTGGATGACCCTAATGTGGCAGATATCATCCCTATGATTAATAAAAAGTTTGTTACATATGGTTTTAGTGCAAGGGCAGATATCCGTGGGACCGACATAAAAAAAGAGGGTTTTGGGAGTAGTTTTAATGTTATTGTAAAAGGTTCGAATATGGGTAGAGTAGAGATATCAGTGCCTGGAGAACATAATGTATTAAATGCGTTGGGAGCGATTGGTGCATCGTTAGAATTTGAAATACCTTTTGAAGATATAAAAAAGAGTCTAAAAGAGTTTAGCGGTGTTCAGAGAAGGTTAACGGTAAGGTTTGATAACAAAAAGATTAAGGTTATAGATGATTACGGTCATCATCCTACTGAGATTGTGGCTACATTGAGAGCAATAAGGGATGCTTTTGACGATCACAGGTTGATAGTTATCTTTCAACCCCATAGGTATACAAGAACAAAGTTTTTAATGAATGAGTTTTCCAAGGCATTTTTTGATGCGGATGAACTCTTTGTAACGGATATATACGCTGCAAGCGAAAAGCCCATTGAAGGTGTGACTTCGGAAAATCTTGTTATGGAGATAAGAAAACGTGGGTTTAAACAGGTGCATCATATAAAGGCCCCCTCAGATTTTTTCAATTTTATAGATGAAAGAATAATGGATAAAACCATATTCTTGACGTTGGGAGCTGGTAACATTACAAATCTATCCAAAGAGATTACTACATATCTGGAGAACAAAGATGTACAGTGA
- a CDS encoding FtsQ-type POTRA domain-containing protein, which translates to MITVLIMLSFSFAMFYSVGLFMRSNYFKTKIISIKGVVNADTQKITSWTNGYRDQNINYIRSFSDDILQDPWIKKATIKKIYPDTLQIEVYERKAVMKLKNKNKCYFYAFEGELIPATCDDVKVFDNTELNYDKLSAAAEIVKFLGESGFTQIELLPSHLVIVRKDHRLLGAYNFEIFKRNFKYYEGLVTLYKSVNYVDMRVNGKIYIDGVKNET; encoded by the coding sequence ATGATTACAGTTCTTATAATGTTGTCTTTTAGCTTTGCCATGTTTTATAGTGTTGGTCTATTTATGAGATCCAATTATTTCAAAACTAAGATTATCAGTATAAAGGGTGTGGTAAATGCTGATACCCAAAAGATTACTTCTTGGACTAATGGATATAGAGATCAAAATATAAACTATATAAGAAGCTTTTCAGATGATATATTGCAGGATCCATGGATAAAAAAAGCTACAATAAAAAAGATCTACCCAGATACATTACAGATTGAGGTGTATGAGAGGAAGGCAGTAATGAAACTGAAAAATAAGAATAAATGCTATTTTTATGCCTTTGAAGGTGAACTTATACCTGCGACCTGTGATGATGTCAAGGTGTTTGATAATACAGAACTTAATTACGATAAACTTTCTGCAGCTGCGGAGATTGTGAAGTTTCTTGGTGAGTCTGGTTTTACACAAATAGAGCTATTGCCGTCCCATTTGGTTATAGTCAGGAAAGATCATAGGTTATTAGGTGCCTATAATTTTGAAATATTCAAAAGGAACTTTAAGTATTATGAAGGTCTCGTTACACTTTATAAAAGTGTAAACTATGTTGATATGAGGGTGAATGGAAAAATCTATATAGATGGAGTTAAAAATGAAACATGA
- a CDS encoding D-alanine--D-alanine ligase codes for MYSDKIAVLYGGVSSEREVSLKTGRGIYSALLKRGYDNTILIDVGWDIAEILIREKPDFCFIALHGKYGEDGTIQGLLEMMRIPYNGSGVAASVVAFDKVLSKKIFKEAGIPTADYFVYNGESSSPFYPCVVKPSREGSTIGITIVKDDSEFVSAIDEAKRYDNKIIVEKFVQGKELTISIIDDLILPIIWIRPLKGFYDYTSKYTKGLTEYLFDTGLDCKEEQLVKDVAKRAYDILECRSAARVDVIYDGKTPYVLEVNTLPGMTETSLLPNAAAKFGLSYEDVVEMIYIRDKCRYG; via the coding sequence ATGTACAGTGATAAAATAGCTGTGCTTTATGGTGGCGTATCCAGTGAAAGAGAGGTTTCTCTGAAGACAGGTAGAGGGATCTATAGTGCTTTATTAAAGCGAGGATATGATAACACCATTTTGATAGATGTGGGGTGGGATATCGCTGAGATACTTATTAGGGAAAAACCTGATTTCTGTTTTATAGCATTACATGGGAAATATGGTGAAGATGGGACGATTCAGGGGCTCCTTGAGATGATGAGGATCCCTTATAACGGTTCTGGTGTGGCTGCAAGTGTTGTAGCATTTGACAAAGTATTGAGCAAAAAGATCTTTAAAGAAGCGGGTATTCCAACAGCTGACTATTTTGTTTATAATGGAGAGAGCTCTTCTCCCTTTTATCCATGTGTGGTAAAACCTTCACGGGAAGGCTCTACCATAGGAATTACCATTGTGAAGGATGATAGTGAGTTTGTTTCTGCAATTGATGAAGCTAAAAGATATGATAACAAGATTATAGTGGAAAAGTTTGTACAAGGTAAAGAACTTACTATATCTATCATAGATGATCTGATACTACCAATTATCTGGATAAGACCGCTTAAGGGTTTTTATGATTATACATCCAAATACACTAAGGGGCTTACTGAATATCTTTTTGATACAGGATTGGATTGTAAAGAGGAGCAGTTGGTAAAAGATGTAGCTAAAAGGGCTTATGATATTTTAGAATGTAGGTCAGCTGCAAGGGTGGATGTTATCTATGATGGCAAAACACCGTATGTTTTAGAGGTAAATACCCTACCCGGAATGACGGAAACAAGCTTGTTACCAAATGCAGCGGCGAAATTTGGTCTTAGCTATGAGGATGTGGTTGAGATGATATATATTAGGGATAAATGTAGATATGGGTAG
- a CDS encoding cation diffusion facilitator family transporter translates to MQYPYKCCDHHSSLEEFSANRLFWVIILNVGITLSEIIGGVISGSLSLISDALHNFSDAVAVIISYIAIQLGKKNNSLKHTFGLKRAEIIAAMINASVLVGVSIYLFYEAIKKFLVPEPIIGDIMLLVATIGLVGNIISIILLESGSKENINIRSAYLHMLTDAISSVVVILGAISIILFKIYWIDPLLTFLIGLYVLKESFDILKNSTHILMEGAPLHISLDEIKEAIEKIDKITNIHHIHIWSIGEKDIHIEMHVELEDMLLSKTEPIREKIEQLLSQFGINHVTIQFETDYCVNKNLICK, encoded by the coding sequence ATGCAATACCCCTATAAATGTTGTGATCATCACAGTAGCTTAGAAGAATTTTCAGCCAATAGGCTTTTTTGGGTTATTATTTTAAATGTTGGGATTACGCTATCTGAAATAATTGGTGGCGTTATCTCCGGTAGCCTTTCTCTTATCTCTGATGCCCTTCACAATTTCTCAGATGCAGTCGCCGTAATAATAAGCTATATAGCTATCCAGCTTGGTAAAAAAAATAATTCTCTCAAACACACTTTTGGGTTAAAGAGGGCTGAAATCATAGCTGCCATGATCAATGCCTCTGTATTGGTAGGTGTATCCATTTACCTTTTTTATGAGGCCATCAAAAAGTTTTTAGTTCCAGAACCTATTATTGGAGATATTATGCTTTTAGTAGCAACTATTGGGCTTGTCGGTAACATAATATCGATTATCCTCTTAGAGTCTGGCTCAAAGGAAAATATCAATATTAGATCCGCATACCTTCACATGCTCACAGATGCTATATCCTCTGTAGTAGTCATTTTAGGTGCTATATCTATTATACTTTTCAAAATATACTGGATAGACCCTCTTCTAACTTTTTTAATAGGTTTATATGTTCTTAAAGAGAGCTTTGATATATTGAAAAACTCGACACATATATTGATGGAGGGTGCACCTCTACATATATCCCTTGATGAGATAAAAGAGGCTATAGAAAAAATAGACAAGATAACAAACATACATCATATACATATCTGGAGTATAGGGGAAAAGGATATACATATTGAAATGCATGTTGAACTTGAAGATATGCTCCTTAGTAAAACCGAGCCTATAAGAGAAAAGATCGAACAATTGTTGTCCCAATTCGGTATAAACCATGTAACCATCCAGTTTGAAACAGACTACTGTGTCAACAAAAACCTAATCTGTAAGTAA